A part of Desulfitibacter alkalitolerans DSM 16504 genomic DNA contains:
- a CDS encoding response regulator transcription factor, with protein sequence MLKGKILVVDDEQNILDLVVYNLQAAGYKTITAADGKEAIEKYRSGQPDLVILDVMLPEIDGLEVLSTIRKETQVPVIMLTAKKEEIDKVLGLEMGADDYLTKPFSPRELTARVKAILRRSGENEVKTTQGTIVNGKLKIDTIKHQVFYGDKEVDLTAKEFDLLKLLITNPGRVFSRESLLQSLWDYDYYGDTKTIDVHIRHLRMKIEEDPANPKFIKTVRGVGYKFQE encoded by the coding sequence ATGTTGAAAGGCAAAATTCTTGTTGTGGATGATGAACAAAATATTCTGGACTTGGTGGTTTATAATTTACAGGCTGCTGGGTATAAAACCATTACTGCAGCAGATGGAAAAGAGGCTATAGAAAAGTATCGTTCAGGACAGCCTGATCTAGTTATCTTGGATGTAATGCTCCCTGAAATAGATGGACTTGAGGTCCTATCTACCATCAGAAAAGAAACACAAGTCCCTGTGATTATGCTTACTGCAAAAAAAGAGGAAATTGACAAGGTGCTGGGACTGGAGATGGGTGCTGATGATTATCTTACCAAGCCCTTTAGTCCAAGAGAGCTAACTGCAAGGGTAAAGGCCATTTTACGAAGATCTGGCGAAAATGAAGTTAAGACCACCCAGGGTACTATTGTAAATGGAAAATTAAAGATTGATACAATAAAGCATCAGGTGTTTTATGGGGACAAGGAGGTTGATTTAACAGCAAAGGAATTTGATTTGCTAAAGCTCTTGATTACCAATCCGGGACGGGTCTTCAGCAGGGAGAGCCTGCTCCAGAGCTTGTGGGATTACGACTACTATGGTGACACCAAGACAATTGATGTTCATATTAGACATTTAAGAATGAAAATAGAAGAAGATCCGGCTAACCCTAAATTCATTAAAACTGTTAGGGGAGTTGGCTACAAATTTCAGGAGTAA